A window of Ptychodera flava strain L36383 chromosome 1, AS_Pfla_20210202, whole genome shotgun sequence contains these coding sequences:
- the LOC139124546 gene encoding signal peptide, CUB and EGF-like domain-containing protein 1 isoform X8 — MNCSVCLAFRICLVCLLLVRTNSEDVDECALNTHDCHVHAVCQNTQKSFRCSCLNGYHGNGRVCSDIDECQVNNGGCVHHCRNTDGSFHCECKLGFQLHPNERNCIDKDECTSGEHACQYDCINTIGSYQCTCPDRHYLNEDGQTCSLDPGCKNPDLDCSHFCVDTPDGDSVCGCRYGFTLSSNMKECTPTCTHGNGGCQHECRDMAIGPICTCLSKYNLHTDGKTCIGKETCGINNGGCDRVCRDTDTGVKCSCPAGYLLQPDGRTCKDIDECAINNGGCEVQCKNTLGSFECGCPHGFKLLPDGKTCRDIDECAINGTCDHTCVNAPGSFECFCDRGYQEYGITHCGDRDECSIGNGGCQHRCVNLPGSYQCECRPGYKLHANGKDCMEASSCTPLKQPAKAILNCKKVNNADVCSLSCEYNAHFVAESEDTFSYSCGDMTGFIWPHEMSNSSMPSCSEDVDAPSFKKVAEFSFSADKCRLRKRTNERFQSALSKQLSEQRQHPCSDLCQINSVTLKCGTRRRDRRARKKAGAMVTAEFEIQMNAETPTDDCNVKCAKKRARRRLKRTMNTLRRSINKKQFLIKFSGIEYEVVRKSLRPSDDQPFCKLGQVYGEDKCVACSVGTSYDIDGNTCVPCPAGTYQSKEGQLSCNKCPEGSNGIVGARNISECGSQCSPGENSIDSFKPCTPCILGTYQPEPGRTSCFPCGAGLTTNAVGSTNFADCTVRERCVPGSYYNISTHSCQECPIGTYQPDFTQNFCIRCPGSTTTDERGASEPTACKDRTCGGVIDDFTGYIESPNYPGDYPANIECIWSIVPPKGRRILVVVPEIFLENNQNDPCGDQLVMRKSSSPYSVTTYESCKAYSVPIAFTARSRRLWIRFKTNSDVSAKGFQIPYVTYDENYQDLIADIVRDGRLYESDHHQEILKDKGLVAALFDVIAFPEHYFTKQEDSKTMFPKSFIKLLRSKVSRFFRPL; from the exons ATGTGGACGAGTGTGCACTAAACACCCATGACTGTCACGTGCACGCAGTCTGCCAAAACACACAAAAGTCTTTTCGTTGCTCGTGCCTCaacggttaccatggaaacggTAGAGTCTGCTCAG ATATAGACGAGTGTCAAGTAAACAACGGCGGATGTGTTCACCATTGTAGAAATACTGACGGCAGTTTCCATTGTGAATGCAAATTAGGGTTCCAACTACATCCCAATGAAAGGAACTGTATAG ATAAGGACGAGTGTACAAGTGGGGAACATGCGTGCCAATATGATTGTATCAACACAATAGGAAGTTATCAATGTACCTGTCCGGATAGACATTATTTAAATGAAGATGGACAAACATGTTCAT TGGATCCAGGATGTAAAAACCCGGATTTAGACTGTTCTCACTTTTGTGTGGACACTCCCGATGGCGATTCTGTCTGTGGATGTCGGTATGGTTTTACTCTTTCCAGTAATATGAAGGAGTGCACGC CGACATGCACACATGGCAACGGGGGATGCCAGCACGAATGCCGAGACATGGCCATCGGGCCGATTTGTACGTGTCTCAGTAAATATAACCTACACACAGACGGGAAAACTTGTATAGGTAAAG AAACATGTGGGATTAATAACGGTGGATGTGACCGTGTGTGTAGAGACACTGATACGGGAGTCAAATGCAGTTGTCCGGCGGGATACCTTCTGCAACCCGATGGAAGGACTTGTAAAG ATATCGATGAATGTGCAATAAATAATGGTGGTTGTGAGGTCCAATGTAAAAATACTCTTGGTAGCTTCGAGTGTGGCTGCCCCCATGGGTTTAAACTCTTACCTGATGGAAAAACCTGCAGAG ATATAGACGAATGCGCCATCAATGGCACGTGCGACCACACCTGCGTTAATGCACCTGGAAGTTTCGAGTGTTTTTGCGACAGAGGGTACCAAGAGTATGGCATTACCCATTGTGGAG ATCGAGATGAATGTTCCATAGGCAATGGTGGGTGCCAACACAGATGTGTAAACCTTCCCGGAAGTTATCAGTGCGAATGTCGCCCTGGGTATAAACTACACGCTAATGGTAAAGACTGCATGG AGGCTTCCTCCTGCACGCCCTTGAAGCAACCTGCCAAGGCTATCCTGAACTGTAAGAAGGTTAACAATGCAGATGTCTGTAGTCTGTCATGTGAGTACAACGCCCACTTCGTTGCCGAGTCAGAGGACACTTTCAGCTATAGTTGTGGAGACATGACAGGTTTCATCTGGCCACACGAAATGTCAAACTCTTCGATGCCGTCGTGTTCGG AGGACGTAGATGCCCCATCCTTCAAGAAAGTTGCAGAGTTTTCTTTCTCTGCCGATAAGTGTCGTCTGCGCAAAAGGACCAATGAGCGTTTCCAAAGTGCATTGAGTAAGCAACTCTCAG AGCAAAGACAGCATCCGTGTTCTGATTTGTGTCAGATCAACTCCGTTACTTTAAAATGCGGAACTCGACGGCGCGACCGTAGAGCTAGGAAAAAGGCTGGCGCCATGGTAACTGCTGAATTCGAAATACAAATGAACGCTGAAACACCAACAG ACGACTGCAATGTGAAATGTGCGAAAAAGAGGGCTAGGCGGCGTCTGAAACGAACCATGAACACCCTCAGGCGGTCGATCAACAAGAAGCAGTTTCTGATTAAGTTTTCTGGCATAGAATATGAAGTGGTGAGGAAGTCTTTGCGGCCGTCAGACGATCAACCTTTCTGCAAGCTAGGACAAGTGTACGGAGAAGACAAATGCG TCGCCTGCAGTGTGGGTACTTCCTACGACATCGACGGAAATACGTGTGTACCATGTCCTGCCGGCACGTATCAATCAAAGGAGGGCCAGCTATCGTGCAATAAATGCCCAGAAGGAAGCAATGGAATTGTGGGAGCTCGTAACATCTCAGAATGTGGTA GTCAATGCTCCCCTGGCGAGAATTCAATTGACAGTTTCAAACCATGTACACCGTGTATACTCGGCACCTACCAACCCGAACCGGGCAGGACGTCATGTTTCCCGTGCGGTGCAGGTTTAACAACGAACGCCGTTGGGAGCACTAACTTCGCAGACTGCACAGTGAGAG AACGGTGTGTGCCCGGCAGTTACTATAATATCTCCACACACTCCTGTCAGGAGTGCCCGATAGGAACTTACCAGCCAGACTTCACCCAAAACTTTTGCATCCGATGTCCTGGTAGCACGACCACCGACGAACGGGGCGCCTCTGAGCCGACCGCTTGTAAAG ATCGAACGTGTGGGGGCGTTATCGACGATTTTACCGGCTACATTGAGAGTCCAAACTACCCTGGGGATTACCCAGCCAATATTGAGTGCATATGGAGCATCGTACCGCCCAAGGGAAGGCGCAttttagtggtggtaccagagATCTTCTTAGAGAACAACCAAAATGACCCCTGCGGTGATCAGCTTGTCATGAGAAAGTCTT CCAGTCCCTACTCGGTGACTACGTATGAATCCTGTAAGGCGTACAGTGTGCCCATTGCCTTTACGGCTAGATCACGCAGGCTGTGGATCCGCTTTAAAACCAACAGTGACGTCAGCGCAAAGGGTTTTCAGATTCCATATGTGACCTATGATG AAAATTATCAAGATCTCATCGCAGACATTGTCCGTGATGGTCGTCTGTATGAATCGGATCACCATCAGGAAATACTCAAG gACAAGGGACTCGTTGCGGCATTATTTGACGTCATCGCCTTTCCGGAAcattattttacaaaacaagAAGACTCGAAGACCATGTTTCCCAAGTCCTTCATTAAACTTCTTCGTTCCAAAGTTTCCAGATTCTTCAGacccttatga
- the LOC139124546 gene encoding signal peptide, CUB and EGF-like domain-containing protein 1 isoform X9, whose amino-acid sequence MNCSVCLAFRICLVCLLLVRTNSEDVDECALNTHDCHVHAVCQNTQKSFRCSCLNGYHGNGRVCSDIDECQVNNGGCVHHCRNTDGSFHCECKLGFQLHPNERNCIDKDECTSGEHACQYDCINTIGSYQCTCPDRHYLNEDGQTCSLDPGCKNPDLDCSHFCVDTPDGDSVCGCRYGFTLSSNMKECTPTCTHGNGGCQHECRDMAIGPICTCLSKYNLHTDGKTCIETCGINNGGCDRVCRDTDTGVKCSCPAGYLLQPDGRTCKDIDECAINNGGCEVQCKNTLGSFECGCPHGFKLLPDGKTCRDIDECAINGTCDHTCVNAPGSFECFCDRGYQEYGITHCGDRDECSIGNGGCQHRCVNLPGSYQCECRPGYKLHANGKDCMEASSCTPLKQPAKAILNCKKVNNADVCSLSCEYNAHFVAESEDTFSYSCGDMTGFIWPHEMSNSSMPSCSEDVDAPSFKKVAEFSFSADKCRLRKRTNERFQSALSKQLSEQRQHPCSDLCQINSVTLKCGTRRRDRRARKKAGAMVTAEFEIQMNAETPTDDCNVKCAKKRARRRLKRTMNTLRRSINKKQFLIKFSGIEYEVVRKSLRPSDDQPFCKLGQVYGEDKCVACSVGTSYDIDGNTCVPCPAGTYQSKEGQLSCNKCPEGSNGIVGARNISECGSQCSPGENSIDSFKPCTPCILGTYQPEPGRTSCFPCGAGLTTNAVGSTNFADCTVRERCVPGSYYNISTHSCQECPIGTYQPDFTQNFCIRCPGSTTTDERGASEPTACKDRTCGGVIDDFTGYIESPNYPGDYPANIECIWSIVPPKGRRILVVVPEIFLENNQNDPCGDQLVMRKSSSPYSVTTYESCKAYSVPIAFTARSRRLWIRFKTNSDVSAKGFQIPYVTYDENYQDLIADIVRDGRLYESDHHQEILKDKGLVAALFDVIAFPEHYFTKQEDSKTMFPKSFIKLLRSKVSRFFRPL is encoded by the exons ATGTGGACGAGTGTGCACTAAACACCCATGACTGTCACGTGCACGCAGTCTGCCAAAACACACAAAAGTCTTTTCGTTGCTCGTGCCTCaacggttaccatggaaacggTAGAGTCTGCTCAG ATATAGACGAGTGTCAAGTAAACAACGGCGGATGTGTTCACCATTGTAGAAATACTGACGGCAGTTTCCATTGTGAATGCAAATTAGGGTTCCAACTACATCCCAATGAAAGGAACTGTATAG ATAAGGACGAGTGTACAAGTGGGGAACATGCGTGCCAATATGATTGTATCAACACAATAGGAAGTTATCAATGTACCTGTCCGGATAGACATTATTTAAATGAAGATGGACAAACATGTTCAT TGGATCCAGGATGTAAAAACCCGGATTTAGACTGTTCTCACTTTTGTGTGGACACTCCCGATGGCGATTCTGTCTGTGGATGTCGGTATGGTTTTACTCTTTCCAGTAATATGAAGGAGTGCACGC CGACATGCACACATGGCAACGGGGGATGCCAGCACGAATGCCGAGACATGGCCATCGGGCCGATTTGTACGTGTCTCAGTAAATATAACCTACACACAGACGGGAAAACTTGTATAG AAACATGTGGGATTAATAACGGTGGATGTGACCGTGTGTGTAGAGACACTGATACGGGAGTCAAATGCAGTTGTCCGGCGGGATACCTTCTGCAACCCGATGGAAGGACTTGTAAAG ATATCGATGAATGTGCAATAAATAATGGTGGTTGTGAGGTCCAATGTAAAAATACTCTTGGTAGCTTCGAGTGTGGCTGCCCCCATGGGTTTAAACTCTTACCTGATGGAAAAACCTGCAGAG ATATAGACGAATGCGCCATCAATGGCACGTGCGACCACACCTGCGTTAATGCACCTGGAAGTTTCGAGTGTTTTTGCGACAGAGGGTACCAAGAGTATGGCATTACCCATTGTGGAG ATCGAGATGAATGTTCCATAGGCAATGGTGGGTGCCAACACAGATGTGTAAACCTTCCCGGAAGTTATCAGTGCGAATGTCGCCCTGGGTATAAACTACACGCTAATGGTAAAGACTGCATGG AGGCTTCCTCCTGCACGCCCTTGAAGCAACCTGCCAAGGCTATCCTGAACTGTAAGAAGGTTAACAATGCAGATGTCTGTAGTCTGTCATGTGAGTACAACGCCCACTTCGTTGCCGAGTCAGAGGACACTTTCAGCTATAGTTGTGGAGACATGACAGGTTTCATCTGGCCACACGAAATGTCAAACTCTTCGATGCCGTCGTGTTCGG AGGACGTAGATGCCCCATCCTTCAAGAAAGTTGCAGAGTTTTCTTTCTCTGCCGATAAGTGTCGTCTGCGCAAAAGGACCAATGAGCGTTTCCAAAGTGCATTGAGTAAGCAACTCTCAG AGCAAAGACAGCATCCGTGTTCTGATTTGTGTCAGATCAACTCCGTTACTTTAAAATGCGGAACTCGACGGCGCGACCGTAGAGCTAGGAAAAAGGCTGGCGCCATGGTAACTGCTGAATTCGAAATACAAATGAACGCTGAAACACCAACAG ACGACTGCAATGTGAAATGTGCGAAAAAGAGGGCTAGGCGGCGTCTGAAACGAACCATGAACACCCTCAGGCGGTCGATCAACAAGAAGCAGTTTCTGATTAAGTTTTCTGGCATAGAATATGAAGTGGTGAGGAAGTCTTTGCGGCCGTCAGACGATCAACCTTTCTGCAAGCTAGGACAAGTGTACGGAGAAGACAAATGCG TCGCCTGCAGTGTGGGTACTTCCTACGACATCGACGGAAATACGTGTGTACCATGTCCTGCCGGCACGTATCAATCAAAGGAGGGCCAGCTATCGTGCAATAAATGCCCAGAAGGAAGCAATGGAATTGTGGGAGCTCGTAACATCTCAGAATGTGGTA GTCAATGCTCCCCTGGCGAGAATTCAATTGACAGTTTCAAACCATGTACACCGTGTATACTCGGCACCTACCAACCCGAACCGGGCAGGACGTCATGTTTCCCGTGCGGTGCAGGTTTAACAACGAACGCCGTTGGGAGCACTAACTTCGCAGACTGCACAGTGAGAG AACGGTGTGTGCCCGGCAGTTACTATAATATCTCCACACACTCCTGTCAGGAGTGCCCGATAGGAACTTACCAGCCAGACTTCACCCAAAACTTTTGCATCCGATGTCCTGGTAGCACGACCACCGACGAACGGGGCGCCTCTGAGCCGACCGCTTGTAAAG ATCGAACGTGTGGGGGCGTTATCGACGATTTTACCGGCTACATTGAGAGTCCAAACTACCCTGGGGATTACCCAGCCAATATTGAGTGCATATGGAGCATCGTACCGCCCAAGGGAAGGCGCAttttagtggtggtaccagagATCTTCTTAGAGAACAACCAAAATGACCCCTGCGGTGATCAGCTTGTCATGAGAAAGTCTT CCAGTCCCTACTCGGTGACTACGTATGAATCCTGTAAGGCGTACAGTGTGCCCATTGCCTTTACGGCTAGATCACGCAGGCTGTGGATCCGCTTTAAAACCAACAGTGACGTCAGCGCAAAGGGTTTTCAGATTCCATATGTGACCTATGATG AAAATTATCAAGATCTCATCGCAGACATTGTCCGTGATGGTCGTCTGTATGAATCGGATCACCATCAGGAAATACTCAAG gACAAGGGACTCGTTGCGGCATTATTTGACGTCATCGCCTTTCCGGAAcattattttacaaaacaagAAGACTCGAAGACCATGTTTCCCAAGTCCTTCATTAAACTTCTTCGTTCCAAAGTTTCCAGATTCTTCAGacccttatga
- the LOC139124546 gene encoding signal peptide, CUB and EGF-like domain-containing protein 1 isoform X7 yields the protein MNCSVCLAFRICLVCLLLVRTNSEDVDECALNTHDCHVHAVCQNTQKSFRCSCLNGYHGNGRVCSDIDECQVNNGGCVHHCRNTDGSFHCECKLGFQLHPNERNCIDKDECTSGEHACQYDCINTIGSYQCTCPDRHYLNEDGQTCSLDPGCKNPDLDCSHFCVDTPDGDSVCGCRYGFTLSSNMKECTPTCTHGNGGCQHECRDMAIGPICTCLSKYNLHTDGKTCIGKETCGINNGGCDRVCRDTDTGVKCSCPAGYLLQPDGRTCKDIDECAINNGGCEVQCKNTLGSFECGCPHGFKLLPDGKTCRDIDECAINGTCDHTCVNAPGSFECFCDRGYQEYGITHCGDRDECSIGNGGCQHRCVNLPGSYQCECRPGYKLHANGKDCMEASSCTPLKQPAKAILNCKKVNNADVCSLSCEYNAHFVAESEDTFSYSCGDMTGFIWPHEMSNSSMPSCSEDVDAPSFKKVAEFSFSADKCRLRKRTNERFQSALSKQLSEQRQHPCSDLCQINSVTLKCGTRRRDRRARKKAGAMVTAEFEIQMNAETPTDDCNVKCAKKRARRRLKRTMNTLRRSINKKQFLIKFSGIEYEVVRKSLRPSDDQPFCKLGQVYGEDKCVACSVGTSYDIDGNTCVPCPAGTYQSKEGQLSCNKCPEGSNGIVGARNISECGSKYARNISECGSQCSPGENSIDSFKPCTPCILGTYQPEPGRTSCFPCGAGLTTNAVGSTNFADCTVRERCVPGSYYNISTHSCQECPIGTYQPDFTQNFCIRCPGSTTTDERGASEPTACKDRTCGGVIDDFTGYIESPNYPGDYPANIECIWSIVPPKGRRILVVVPEIFLENNQNDPCGDQLVMRKSSSPYSVTTYESCKAYSVPIAFTARSRRLWIRFKTNSDVSAKGFQIPYVTYDENYQDLIADIVRDGRLYESDHHQEILKDKGLVAALFDVIAFPEHYFTKQEDSKTMFPKSFIKLLRSKVSRFFRPL from the exons ATGTGGACGAGTGTGCACTAAACACCCATGACTGTCACGTGCACGCAGTCTGCCAAAACACACAAAAGTCTTTTCGTTGCTCGTGCCTCaacggttaccatggaaacggTAGAGTCTGCTCAG ATATAGACGAGTGTCAAGTAAACAACGGCGGATGTGTTCACCATTGTAGAAATACTGACGGCAGTTTCCATTGTGAATGCAAATTAGGGTTCCAACTACATCCCAATGAAAGGAACTGTATAG ATAAGGACGAGTGTACAAGTGGGGAACATGCGTGCCAATATGATTGTATCAACACAATAGGAAGTTATCAATGTACCTGTCCGGATAGACATTATTTAAATGAAGATGGACAAACATGTTCAT TGGATCCAGGATGTAAAAACCCGGATTTAGACTGTTCTCACTTTTGTGTGGACACTCCCGATGGCGATTCTGTCTGTGGATGTCGGTATGGTTTTACTCTTTCCAGTAATATGAAGGAGTGCACGC CGACATGCACACATGGCAACGGGGGATGCCAGCACGAATGCCGAGACATGGCCATCGGGCCGATTTGTACGTGTCTCAGTAAATATAACCTACACACAGACGGGAAAACTTGTATAGGTAAAG AAACATGTGGGATTAATAACGGTGGATGTGACCGTGTGTGTAGAGACACTGATACGGGAGTCAAATGCAGTTGTCCGGCGGGATACCTTCTGCAACCCGATGGAAGGACTTGTAAAG ATATCGATGAATGTGCAATAAATAATGGTGGTTGTGAGGTCCAATGTAAAAATACTCTTGGTAGCTTCGAGTGTGGCTGCCCCCATGGGTTTAAACTCTTACCTGATGGAAAAACCTGCAGAG ATATAGACGAATGCGCCATCAATGGCACGTGCGACCACACCTGCGTTAATGCACCTGGAAGTTTCGAGTGTTTTTGCGACAGAGGGTACCAAGAGTATGGCATTACCCATTGTGGAG ATCGAGATGAATGTTCCATAGGCAATGGTGGGTGCCAACACAGATGTGTAAACCTTCCCGGAAGTTATCAGTGCGAATGTCGCCCTGGGTATAAACTACACGCTAATGGTAAAGACTGCATGG AGGCTTCCTCCTGCACGCCCTTGAAGCAACCTGCCAAGGCTATCCTGAACTGTAAGAAGGTTAACAATGCAGATGTCTGTAGTCTGTCATGTGAGTACAACGCCCACTTCGTTGCCGAGTCAGAGGACACTTTCAGCTATAGTTGTGGAGACATGACAGGTTTCATCTGGCCACACGAAATGTCAAACTCTTCGATGCCGTCGTGTTCGG AGGACGTAGATGCCCCATCCTTCAAGAAAGTTGCAGAGTTTTCTTTCTCTGCCGATAAGTGTCGTCTGCGCAAAAGGACCAATGAGCGTTTCCAAAGTGCATTGAGTAAGCAACTCTCAG AGCAAAGACAGCATCCGTGTTCTGATTTGTGTCAGATCAACTCCGTTACTTTAAAATGCGGAACTCGACGGCGCGACCGTAGAGCTAGGAAAAAGGCTGGCGCCATGGTAACTGCTGAATTCGAAATACAAATGAACGCTGAAACACCAACAG ACGACTGCAATGTGAAATGTGCGAAAAAGAGGGCTAGGCGGCGTCTGAAACGAACCATGAACACCCTCAGGCGGTCGATCAACAAGAAGCAGTTTCTGATTAAGTTTTCTGGCATAGAATATGAAGTGGTGAGGAAGTCTTTGCGGCCGTCAGACGATCAACCTTTCTGCAAGCTAGGACAAGTGTACGGAGAAGACAAATGCG TCGCCTGCAGTGTGGGTACTTCCTACGACATCGACGGAAATACGTGTGTACCATGTCCTGCCGGCACGTATCAATCAAAGGAGGGCCAGCTATCGTGCAATAAATGCCCAGAAGGAAGCAATGGAATTGTGGGAGCTCGTAACATCTCAGAATGTGGTAGTAAGTATGCTCGTAACATCTCAGAATGTGGTA GTCAATGCTCCCCTGGCGAGAATTCAATTGACAGTTTCAAACCATGTACACCGTGTATACTCGGCACCTACCAACCCGAACCGGGCAGGACGTCATGTTTCCCGTGCGGTGCAGGTTTAACAACGAACGCCGTTGGGAGCACTAACTTCGCAGACTGCACAGTGAGAG AACGGTGTGTGCCCGGCAGTTACTATAATATCTCCACACACTCCTGTCAGGAGTGCCCGATAGGAACTTACCAGCCAGACTTCACCCAAAACTTTTGCATCCGATGTCCTGGTAGCACGACCACCGACGAACGGGGCGCCTCTGAGCCGACCGCTTGTAAAG ATCGAACGTGTGGGGGCGTTATCGACGATTTTACCGGCTACATTGAGAGTCCAAACTACCCTGGGGATTACCCAGCCAATATTGAGTGCATATGGAGCATCGTACCGCCCAAGGGAAGGCGCAttttagtggtggtaccagagATCTTCTTAGAGAACAACCAAAATGACCCCTGCGGTGATCAGCTTGTCATGAGAAAGTCTT CCAGTCCCTACTCGGTGACTACGTATGAATCCTGTAAGGCGTACAGTGTGCCCATTGCCTTTACGGCTAGATCACGCAGGCTGTGGATCCGCTTTAAAACCAACAGTGACGTCAGCGCAAAGGGTTTTCAGATTCCATATGTGACCTATGATG AAAATTATCAAGATCTCATCGCAGACATTGTCCGTGATGGTCGTCTGTATGAATCGGATCACCATCAGGAAATACTCAAG gACAAGGGACTCGTTGCGGCATTATTTGACGTCATCGCCTTTCCGGAAcattattttacaaaacaagAAGACTCGAAGACCATGTTTCCCAAGTCCTTCATTAAACTTCTTCGTTCCAAAGTTTCCAGATTCTTCAGacccttatga